The genomic region AAAACCAAAGCCCAAAATCCGAATTATTCACATATATGCCCCAGAGATCATCAAGACTGACGTGGCAAACTTCAGGGAGCTGGTTCAGAGACTCACCGGAAAACCATCGGAAAACGGCGGCTGCAGCAACAGGAGGAACAACAAGAAAAACCCAACAAGTATACCCAGCAGAGAAGAACCCAAACCCAGCAAAAAGAATGCATTGATCATGGCTGACAAGATGAGAGCTGGGTGCAAGGGATTTGTGGACCAATCGAGAGAAAGAATTAAGGGAGAAGAAGGGCTGATGTGGAATGCAGAAAAATCTGGTGGGTTTCTTGAGAGATTTGCAGATTTGGAGGGGTTTATTCAGGAATTTGGTGGTGAATTTCCTTTGCTGCCTACTATGGATGCTCCAAATTCTCACCTCCTTCATGGCTTTGAAGGAACCCAACTTGTCTAGAAggtcaaaaaaattaatattttctgTGTAATTCAAGAAAAATCTGTGGTTTTCATTAGAGTAGTCTGaaacattttgtttaattttcttggGATTTTGGAGGGTTTTAACTTAATTCTAGTGAAATTACTTGTCTATTCATCTGTCTTtgcatttttctaatttttctgaTGTTCTTATCTGTCTCTATTAATTTCTTGTGTAAAGATTATAATATTactttaataaataatttatttgtttttttagtttttaattgaataattaatatttaaccTTTTGGATGTGGGAGTTGCTACTTGTCGTATGTATGTGGGGTCCACCTGTTTGTCCGGAGGGAGTGGACaattagggggcgtttgttgcgccggactatctcggactgaattagcttaaaggactaagctggactggcttagactagactaaactggactaacttagtgaagcgtttggtgcagtattggactaagaagctggataataacaaattctaatattattttatttaatatataaattattaatattttattatgatcttatctttttctccatcttttcctaccatttccgtcccactcttttcctcttctctcatcgtcccaccctctccctctttttttcctctcagacatctcaattcatgtctctttctcattcctggtcaaactccttattgattccagtctctatttctttgtcttccctccctctctagctatgcgttgttcgaacggaacctcacggctccaattttcccgacgagatGCAGgttttcccgatgtgttttttggccaaccctcattaaattggatgaagttagcactgccaaaaaattcatcaccatccctggaccgagatcttagctttgcatgcttgaatttgtcatggatttgaagaagtccaaacaggccgagacttccaggccattttccaaccacattcgatcacattttggcctcgattcaagtaaaatcgtaatcttgtcactcccagctttaatttggtatattttatatgaaaattggttgtgaaatggatctgaaagagagtcgggaagttaatgattgatctaggtgatcggcgatgacgaggagtctatcgggagtggtcgttgagcatgacaaggacgagaaatagaggatagtcttagctagtcccatggttattggggggtctcactaagacctcttagtgaagggttttgtccatgctagtcccctttagtctcattaatgttagtcccagcatgaaacaaacacagtattggactaatagttagtccagtccagtccagtcccagttagtgagggcaaacaaacgcccccttagggTTTGGTAAAACCAGGACTTAAAAACATtaccaaagagaaaaaaaaaaaaaaaaaaaaaaaaccaggacTTAAAAATAGGAACGAGTTGAAAGGAAAACTATAGGATTTTggtaagggaattgttattagcattttgaaaatattattttacattttaaattttctatatttaaaaaaaaatacatttattaAGAATgtagaataaaaattttaaaataccaataacattttctttttgataAACGTAATACTTTTCTTGCAAGAATCTTGTtgcaactaattaattaattatttcctgATTAATTAGTTAGTCCCTCTCAGAAACTTCCAATTCTTTTATTGCCCATATGAAATTAAACACATTTCTTGATTCTGCATAACCCACTTGTTCCtcatcataaataaataaataaatatatatatatatacatatatatatatatgtatgtatgtatgtatgtatgcatatatAACTTGATTTAATACATACGTCTGCCTAGTTGGTTAGTGATTAATAACTTGAAACCCATAAAATAGAGTAAGAGAAAAGTACCGATGAGGGATGGTTTAGATTAGGGCTTCATACCAAAAATCTCGAACCGATAATTTCGGTATATGAATAAAATAACCGAAACCGAATTGATTTTTTCGGTTTATTTAAAATTGGGAGCACGGAAAAAAATTTCAGTATTTGGTAGGTTAATTTAGGTAAACTGATCTTTGCATGTTCCTTGGGCCAACGCCGTAATCCACCGTCCCAAGACGCCAGCCATTTCTCCAAATCTGGCGCCGATTCCCGTCTGAGGCAGCTGGTATCCCTAGCCCTAAAATCAAATTCGAAATATCTTACCTTGAACGCCGGAGAGAGCACACATATGTGAGGTCGATCGACGACGAGATGATAAAGTAGTTGGTGGTGGGGAATGACGCTGGAGAGGATAAACAGAGAGGGTCGAAGGGATATAAAGAGAGAAGGTCGAAGGTGGTGTAGTGTGGCCAGAGAAGTTGCAAAATGAGTCGACAGAAAGAGAAGGACCCAACAAGGAGAGAGTTGATTCTAAACAGAGGTTTAAGATTCAATCTCAAGGAAAtccaacaattaaaattaattcattaataaatgaaactttaacgaaaagttccaaatactattcactttaaagaaaaaccacatttttacaataaaaagtcaatcctgatactattcactttacattttattttgtgcttatcgttaaaactcaaagtttttaaatcattttcattagttttccttttaataaaAGCATTGtcagtttggtttggtttagttttaTCCAACAAACCCTTCATGGATTCCGAATACCATACTAAAAATTTCAGCAAGTTTCGGTTTTGATTACCTAATGATTCGGGATTACGAGTTTAGTTTTTTGGGGACAAGTTCAGTACGTTCGGAttgaattcatttttcttttttcgtcgTAATTTAGATGATTATGTTTATCTATTTTCTAATactattttatataaatatccCATCTGCAAGTGTACGGACATTGTACATTTGTCCTTATCGTAGGAAAAGGTGCATGCTTCCTTCTTGGGGCTTCCCCAAAATGTGGCTATTTGATTAGAACTATCTATATTTCAAGTCATTCTTCAAATgttgttaaaaaaagaaaaaaaaaaaagaatgtctTTATGTATATAAATAGTTACTGTAGATTAATCTGTTTTATGTCTATTTTCTAACGTTATTGTATATGATGTCTCATATGTAATTATACGGACAACctatgtgtatatatgtatgcgTTATGGATTTATCGACCTACTCTATGTCAACAATGTCCTTATTAAAAGAAGTGGCAAATTGTTTGGCCAAATTGGCCTTTATGTTTTGTCAAAGTTTCTTTGTATTGAGACCTTCTTAATGTTATCTCAAAT from Pyrus communis chromosome 9, drPyrComm1.1, whole genome shotgun sequence harbors:
- the LOC137744112 gene encoding VQ motif-containing protein 17-like — protein: MEEAQTLTNKQTFCLNMPEALAIHRHSQTISKPKPKIRIIHIYAPEIIKTDVANFRELVQRLTGKPSENGGCSNRRNNKKNPTSIPSREEPKPSKKNALIMADKMRAGCKGFVDQSRERIKGEEGLMWNAEKSGGFLERFADLEGFIQEFGGEFPLLPTMDAPNSHLLHGFEGTQLV